The following proteins are co-located in the Colletotrichum lupini chromosome 4, complete sequence genome:
- a CDS encoding lipase: MLAKLSLLPLLSAAVSASPLLDVRAPVAALDERAVTVSSADLSNFEYYVQMVAATSCNSEAAAGASITCSADACPDVTANGGKIVGTFSGLVSGLQGFVATDPVRKNIVIAIRGSSNVRNWITNILFGFDDCDFVDGCKVHTGFANGWDEIKDALLASVKSAKAANPSYTIVGTGHSLGGAVVTIAAADLRRDGYPVDIYTYGSPRVGNAAFTNFVTAQAGAEYRVTHVDDPVPRLPPILFGYRHTSPEYWLSTGNATTVDYAVADIKVCEGAANTKCNGGTFGLDVDAHLYYLRRTGACSTDGFGIKEREEDISDEDLAARLTAWAQQDIEYAASLEE, encoded by the exons ATGTTGGCCAAGCTGTCTCTTCTCCCTTTGCTGTCTGCCGCAGTCTCGGCATCTCCCCTCCTCGATGTCAGAGCCCCGGTGGCTGCTCTCGATGAGAGAGCCGTGACGGTGTCGAGCGCCGACCTGTCCAACTTTGAGTACTACGTTCAG ATGGTGGCAGCAACCTCTTGCAACAGCGAGGCCGCCGCTGGTGCATCAATCACCTGCAGCGCCGATGCTTGCCCTGATGTCACCGCCAACGGAGGAAAGATTGTGGGAACCTTTTC CGGTCTTGTCTCTGGCCTCCAAGGCTTCGTCGCCACGGATCCTGTGAGAAAGAACATTGTCATTGCCATCCGCGGCTCCAGCAACGTCCGCAACTGGATCACCAACATCCTCTTCGGCTTCGACGACTGCGACTTTGTCGACGGCTGCAAGGTCCACACCGGCTTCGCAAACGGCTGGGACGAGATCAAGGACGCCCTCCTGGCCTCTGTCAAGTCCGCAAAGGCCGCCAACCCCAGCTACACCATCGTCGGCACCGGCCACTCCCTCGGCGGCGCCGTCGTCaccatcgccgccgccgacctCCGCCGCGACGGTTACCCCGTCGACATCTACACCTACGGCAGCCCCCGTGTAGGCAACGCCGCCTTCACCAACTTCGTCACCGCCCAGGCCGGCGCCGAGTACCGCGTCACTCACGTCGACGACCCCGTCCCCCGCCTGCCCCCCATCCTCTTCGGCTACCGCCACACTAGCCCCGAGTACTGGTTGTCCACCGGCAACGCCACCACCGTCGACTACGCCGTCGCCGACATCAAGGTCTGCGAGGGCGCCGCCAACACAAAGTGCAACGGCGGCACCTTTGGCCTCGACGTCGACGCCCACCTGTACTACCTCCGCCGTACGGGCGCCTGCAGCACCGACGGCTTCGGCATCAAGGAGAGAGAGGAGGACATCTCGGACGAGGACCTCGCTGCGCGCCTCACGGCCTGGGCCCAGCAGGATATCGAGTACGCCGCGTCACTTGAGGAGTAA
- a CDS encoding SNF2 family domain-containing protein: MGCSLSNRSQSRGANIHVRTSDPSQANQKNFPFPDWLQALGKPAIEGRVPDLPRSPPSPSLLSETVWPLPQGNLQFQFVLFPSLTKSFFGDKLRLFATTCRALSRPSQLSSHVNRRQTFTSCKKSSSLHPKVIIAVKMTGRRGRPSLAQKESMASTRSNSPDPLSVAGTGRLTRSASSRNLAAAAQPVTSATSTAKRGRGRPSRASLANDSASSTASASAAASADLTSASEASTPATSNVATPAPSVSGSGYVPLVLPAALRNPRIEGSQSASKIEVHLPTSAGLNERALRHSQYSMQPAKRKVGGGYYDDDDEEDEEPSDNDRDALVARRLQKEENKKSTASTSLSDAALARHLQEEEYEMDESDVPLATGRSRRATAIAAKATVKDSDADSEDVPLVSRSKLGGRGRGRPPKKQKVVVPESDNEDGFADSTDDELSDLSDNFSELEDDDSNKIPKKAKAKGKAKQPVRRTRASASTLPPASEGLPEDDDDALSSLDSGDFDSSESDEADSDGGLQSAVAAQSRGRRAYQRGSKRRGMLERARLENNHPELLTMWQDLEASPALRPDKIAQPLQISRQLKPFQLEGVSWMIEMEKTDYKGGLLGDEMGLGKTIQAVSLIMSDYPQKKPSLVLVPPVALMQWKSEIESYTDGTLKVFVYHGTMKNAKNMTLKELKKYNVIMMSYNSLESMYRKQEKGFTRADGVHKEKSLIHQVDFHRIILDEAHSIKTRTTMTAKACFALKTSYRWCLTGTPLQNRIGEFFSLIRFLQVAPFASYLCKQCPCAGLDWNLDDDHRCHSCGHAGMQHVSVFNQELLNPIQKFGNFGPGREAFQKLRLMTDRIMLRRLKKDHTNSMELPVKEIYVDRQFFGEAENDFANSIMTNGQRKFETYVAQGVLLNNYANIFGLIMQMRQVADHPDLILRKHGEGGQNTLMCGVCDEPAEDAIRSRCKHDFCRACARSYLLSSAEPDCPRCHIALAIDLEQPEIEQNEADVKKSSIINRIKMEEWTSSSKIELLVHELHKLRSDNASHKSIIFSQFSSMLQLIEWRLRRAGITTVMLDGSMSPAQRQASIDHFMTKTECECFLVSLKAGGVALNLTEASRVFIVDPWWNPAAEWQSADRCHRIGQTRPCTITRLCIEDSVESRMVLIQEKKTNMINSTVNADDKAMESLSPEDMQFLADGKDKDIGTVVPSPHHRSRACVVLFFLHPFSICKYGVVHGWNTFWVVLCFSVWTIDSEIRYQQILIAMLVTMRSHIVPYNQLAGQQCQHPWAHDPQTPHVGAGLRRGLVYQGTEYWKSRKDTPNGYSIPTGFR, encoded by the exons ATGGGATGTAGCCTTTCAAATCGCAGCCAGTCCAGGGGAGCT AACATTCATGTTCGCACCAGTGACCCCAGCCAGGCTAACCAAAAAAACTTCCCATTTCCAGACTGGCTTCAGGCTTTAGGCA AGCCCGCCATTGAAGGGCGCGTCCCTGATCTCCCCAGGTCCCCTCCTTCCCCGTCTCTCTTGTCTGAG ACTGTGTGGCCTCTACCTCAGGGCAATCTACAATTTCAATTCGTCCTTTTCCCCTCCCTCACCAAAAG CTTCTTCGGCGATAAGCTGAGACTGTTCGCCACCACTTGCCGAGCTTTGTCCCGGCCATCCCAACTTTCTTCTCACGTCAACCGTCGCCAAACTTTCACCTCT TGCAAAAAATCCTCCTCGCTGCACCCAAAGGTTATCATCGCCGTCAAGATGACTGGCCGCCGTGGTCGCCCTTCTCTTGCTCAGAAGGAGAGTATGGCCTCCACTCGAAGCA ACTCCCCTGACCCTCTCTCGGTTGCTGGTACCGGCCGTCTCACTAGATCTGCATCGAGCCGTAACCTTGCAGCTGCGGCTCAACCTGTGACTTCGGCTACTTCGACTGCCAAGAGAGGTCGAGGTCGACCCAGCAGAGCCTCCCTGGCCAATGACTCTGCTTCCTCAACTGCATCTGCGTCTGCTGCTGCATCTGCCGACCTCACTTCTGCCAGTGAAGCCTCCACCCCTGCTACCAGCAATGTTGCTACACCTGCTCCCTCCGTCTCTGGGTCTGGCTATGTCCCTCTTGTCCTGCCTGCCGCTTTGAGAAACCCCAGGATTGAAGGATCTCAGTCTGCATCCAAGATCGAGGTTCATCTTCCCACTTCTGCTGGACTCAACGAGCGTGCTCTGCGTCACAGCCAGTATTCCATGCAGCCAGCCAAGCGCAAGGTTGGCGGTGGTTactacgacgacgatgatgaagaGGATGAGGAGCCATCTGATAACGACCGCGATGCTCTGGTTGCTCGCCGCCTCCAGAAGGAAGAGAACAAGAAATCGACTGCCTCCACCAGCCTGTCCGATGCCGCCCTCGCTCGACATCTCCAGGAAGAGGAGTACGAGATGGATGAGTCTGATGTCCCCCTTGCCACTGGTCGCAGCCGTCGTGCGACTGCTATCGCTGCTAAGGCCACGGTAAAGGACAGCGACGCCGACTCCGAAGACGTTCCGCTTGTTTCTCGATCCAAGCTTGGTGGTCGGGGCCGAGGTAGACCCCCCAAGAAGCAAAAGGTTGTGGTCCCTGAGTCGGATAACGAGGATGGATTCGCAGATTCGACGGACGACGAGCTCAGCGATCTCTCGGACAACTTTTCTGAACTTGAGGATGATGATAGCAACAAGATTCCCAAGAAAGCAAAGGCAAAGGGCAAGGCTAAGCAGCCAGTCAGACGGACTAGAGCTTCCGCTTCGACACTGCCTCCAGCCTCTGAGGGGCTCCCTGAAGACGATGACGATGCTTTGTCGAGCCTCGATAGCGGCGACTTTGACAGCTCGGAATCTGACGAGGCCGATAGTGACGGCGGTCTTCAGAGCGCCGTGGCCGCACAGTCCCGGGGTCGCCGCGCCTATCAACGCGGCTCCAAGCGCCGCGGCATGCTTGAACGCGCCAGGTTGGAGAACAACCATCCTGAGCTTCTCACCATGTGGCAGGACTTGGAGGCGTCTCCCGCCCTCAGGCCCGACAAGATTGCTCAGCCGCTGCAGATCTCGCGTCAGCTCAAGCCCTTCCAGCTCGAGGGCGTCTCTTGGATGATTGAGATGGAAAAGACCGACTACAAAGGCGGCCTGTTGGGTGACGAGATGGGTCTCGGCAAGACCATCCAGGCGGTATCCCTCATCATGTCCGACTACCCCCAGAAGAAGCCCTCCCTCGTCTTGGTCCCTCCCGTTGCTCTGATGCAGTGGAAGAGCGAGATTGAATCCTACACGGACGGCACCCTCAAGGTCTTTGTCTACCACGGTACTATGAAGAACGCCAAGAACATGACCCTGAAGGAGCTCAAGAAGTACAATGTCATCATGATGTCGTACAATAGTCTGGAGTCCATGTACCGGAAGCAGGAGAAAGGCTTTACCCGCGCAGACGGCGTACACAAGGAGAAGAGCTTGATCCACCAGGTTGACTTCCACCGCATCATCCTCGACGAGGCCCATAGCATCAAGACCCGTACTACCATGACGGCGAAGGCTTGCTTTGCTCTGAAGACCTCGTACCGATGGTGCCTTACCGGAACTCCGCTTCAGAACCGCATTGGCGAGTTCTTCTCCTTGATCCGCTTCCTTCAAGTTGCGCCTTTCGCATCGTACTTGTGCAAGCAGTGCCCCTGTGCCGGCCTGGATTGGAACCTCGACGACGATCACCGTTGCCACTCGTGCGGACACGCCGGCATGCAGCACGTGTCCGTATTCAACCAGGAGCTCCTCAACCCCATTCAGAAGTTTGGCAACTTTGGACCGGGCCGCGAAGCCTTTCAGAAGCTCCGCTTGATGACCGATCGCATTATGCTTCGTCGCCTAAAGAAGGACCACACCAACTCCATGGAACTCCCCGTCAAGGAGATCTACGTTGATCGCCAGTTCTTTGGTGAGGCGGAGAATGATTTCGCCAACAGCATCATGACCAACGGCCAGCGCAAGTTCGAGACGTACGTCGCCCAGGGTGTCTTGCTCAACAACTACGCCAACATTTTTGGTCTCATCATGCAGATGCGCCAGGTGGCCGATCACCCCGATCTGATCCTTCGCAAGCATGGAGAGGGCGGGCAGAACACACTCATGTGTGGCGTTTGCGATGAGCCGGCCGAGGATGCCATCAGGAGCCGCTGCAAGCACGACTTTTGCCGCGCGTGTGCTAGAAGCTACCTGTTGTCTTCTGCTGAGCCTGACTGCCCCCGCTGCCACATTGCGCTGGCCATCGACTTGGAGCAGCCCGAGATTGAGCAGAATGAGGCTGATGTCAAGAAGTCTTCGATTATCAATCGAATCAAGATGGAAGAATGGACTTCTTCCTCCAAGATTGAGCTTCTCGTCCACGAGCTTCACAAGCTCCGATCAGACAATGCTTCGCACAAGTCAATTATCTTTTCACAGTTCTCATCCATGCTGCAGCTCATCGAGTGGCGTCTTCGCCGCGCCGGTATCACCACCGTCATGCTTGACGGCAGCATGAGCCCCGCGCAGCGCCAGGCGTCCATCGACCACTTCATGACCAAGACGGAGTGCGAGTGCTTCCTCGTCTCTCTCAAGGCCGGTGGAGTCGCGCTCAACCTCACCGAGGCGTCTCGCGTCTTCATCGTTGACCC TTGGTGGAACCCTGCCGCCGAGTGGCAGTCTGCCGATCGTTGCCACCGCATTGGTCAAACCCGCCCCTGCACCATTACCCGTCTCTGCATCGAGGACTCGGTCGAGAGCCGCATGGTGCTGATTCAGGAGAAGAAGACCAACATGATCAACTCCACCGTCAACGCGGACGACAAGGCCATGGAGTCTCTGAGCCCCGAGGATATGCAATTCCT GGCAGACGGAAAGGACAAGGACATTGGGACTGTAGTACCCAGCCCCCATCATCGGAGTCGGGCGTGCGTCGTTCTCTTCTTCCTACACCCCTTTTCGATTTGCAAATATGGCGTGGTTCACGGATGGAACACCTT CTGGGTGGTTCTTTGTTTCTCCGTCTGGACAATAGATTCAGAAATTAGGTATCAGCAAATATTGATCGCAATGCTAGTGACTATGAGGAGCCATATAGTGCCGTATAATCAACTGGCCGGTCAGCAATGTCAGCACCCATGGGCCCACGATCCGCAAACTCCGCACGTGGGCGCTGGGTTACGTAGGGGCCTTGTGTACCAGGGTACGGAGTATTGGAAATCCCGGAAAGATACTCCCAATGGTTATTCAATCCCCACAGGCTTCAGGTGA